The Danio aesculapii chromosome 11, fDanAes4.1, whole genome shotgun sequence region ACgatcacctcatgtgctttattcagtgttaaatgctaatgatgtgagattgaatgccattttacattacatttgagaacagcagcagatagttcacctcagaactTCAAAACTGACTGTATACCAACACATATTAGTGATTCAGCAAGTACATTTAGTAATAATAAAGAGGTTTAAcatgtatttattagattataaaccttatttcgtgcatattctgtgcttctgaatggctgtatttaaatttcttttgtgtttcgtctggtgcaaacagccaaattgcttatcgctgcaaatctcgtcacgtagcatgttgttatgacacagggttacaatgtaaccagctcacctaatgtttacgttcgtaatatttaaattgtttgcaaattaataagctcatgtggaactctgaatctgcgtctcactTCAGAGTCTGCAACCGGATattgcatttcggtcacagatgtATACTTTGTAAGCctttgaatcaatgaatgaaatatgcggtttttCAACAAGGCAAGCTGGGGTGCTCAAATATaactggctaaagtggcagtgggtgggctaaaagaaccaaaacaaagacagccgtttggcatgtaacacattttcaaagcagaataactgacatcagcattgtttttcagataaataatgttcacttggcatgtttcttaaatatctgcaaacatattatggtatttttatgctttaaaagagtcaaaaacttacatacagcacctttaagacaTCGCGGGCACCCTGAACATATTTGCACAAGATACACATTTTGTTTCGATGGTTTTTAGACTGATGTCTAATAATGTCCACCTACCTTTACCAAGCTCATAACCCATTTTCATTAAAAGCTTGGAGCCGATGCCACGTGTGTGAGCTTCCCAACCGCAAAACTCTGCAGTGTTTACTTGGGCCAAATCCTCTTCTCTTGATGTGAATACTGTAAAGAGATACAAAGTTAACTTGAATCCAACAACACCTTCTAAATATGCTAGAAAGCTAGAAATCTGTGAATTTGTATTTGCGTATGGGTCATGAATTGCTCCAATAATTACTGAAAAAAACAATATGTGTATTCAGGTTAGTAGTGTTAAATGTTTTAGCAGAAGTTACACAATTTTAGCAAACTGAACTTTGGAAGTCATTGATAcccatttaaatgtatataaaattgtgttttcttttaaaaaaatgtgtttcattCAATTGCTTTGTCcagatgtgtgtttatttaaatgttttatagtcAAAAATGAGCCTTTGAAAAGCGATTCATCCAGTTGGTTTATTCACTCGTTTAACCCTTGTATATTGATCACATTGACTAACATTTCGtcatgttagtggctgtttttgctccattgacatTCATTATAActactttttttaatttgcaaagcCTTCACaccatataattatgcattcttgattgttggtggttttcccttttgggaagaggtcaaatctCTCTTACACACTCTCACTCGCGCACACAATACtctatataaaagccagaaactatgctttttttgcactgtaactgatgaccaacaataaaaattacaacttttaccccttttttttaacaggaaaaaccagcaacaatcaataATGCATGATTATGTGGTGTCATGGGTTTGCAATCAAAAACATgtctttataatggaagtcaatggggcaaaaacagccacgaacataataaaagggtagtaaatttgaccagagtgtattgttgagtttttgaaaaatttcaaaaaattatttgaaattacCCAAAATTATTTCATTTGCTGAATACAGAGaaggttgtggccaaattaagcctccatgagtggatgaaaacatctctAACGGCACACAAGGATTAAATTCAGTTAGAAATGTAGTGTTCGCTACCTGTAATTGTGTATGAGCTGTGAATCATTCTAACAATTGCACTAAAAGCTGTTAAATGTGGGGCATTGTCATGTTAACGTGAGGTTAATATCTGACCCTGACATTTTCAGAATTACAGTGCAAAAGGTCCACATTTCTTAAATGAACCAGTTACCAGCACAATGACATTGTTTTAATTATAATCTGGACAAAGATGGTTAAATCTCAAGTCCAGCCAACATTTcaccaaaacaataaaataaataacagcatAATTATCACCAttttttattatgatattattttacTAAGAACCTTTTTGTGTCCAAGATACACATTTACTGTAGTATGTCTGACTGGCTTATTTTGCACCATTTTATAATTCCCATAATTTCCAATGTAGAACGGTGTTACTGTAATGTTATTAATACTATGAACTCTCAAAccaaacatttacatatttttttaaataaactattacttTTATACAGCATGACTGCattaaactgattttaaaaagTGTAGAATATAGTAGGATTTAGTATTTAAATGCTGTagaacatttacatattttacggttgtttattttcattcaaaaaccctgttttagttatttattttaagggTTTTGTACCTTTAAATCGACAAGACAGTAGAGAGcatagacaggaaagtatggggcaGAGAGCATCAACTACCACAcctatgtatttatgtataacaGTGTCTAATAGCACCTTTAGCATAGCCTCCATCACACTCAGCATCATCCTCAGAGTCTGATGAGGAAGATGAGGAAACATCATCCTGACGAAGAGGAGGAATGATCCCATCAGCCTCCAGCACAGCCTCCTTCAACAGCAGTGAGTCAAATTTCACTGTGTAAAAACCACCTTCAATCTCTGGAAGCAGAGAAGCAGCAATGTCATGCATTATTTTACCCGACTGAATGCGTGTGCTGTTGTTTTTCTATATCTCCCCTTAGGGATCAATCTTTTTCCGTGCTAAAATTTGTGGAGAAGATAAACAAATCATAtctttttgctgttgttgttgatgGTGGTGGTAAAAACCCTGTTTTTGTACCTGATATTTTGGCCGGGTACCAGATGCCATCTTCATGCTTGGCCAAACATGCAGAGCCCGACTCCATGTTACTAATGTCGGCCTCCAGGAAGTCTCTGAGCTCTGATACACACACCACCTCACCGTGAGAGTACCTGATGAGCACACAAATTACTCAAAGTGCTCATCCAATTTAGTCAAGGAGAGCAAACAACATATAAGGAGGAAAAATAAGGAAATATTACCTGACCAGACAATAATGATGGTGTACCACCAAGGTCAGTGTGTTTCTTACAATATTAGATAACCTTTTAGGAACTGAAAGACAGTTTGTGCAATGTCAATACCATCTAAAATTATATAAACCATAGTTTTTTCCCGCAATAgtttaattattatatgcatgattttacatttatttaagaaAAGCTTTTATTAAACGTGATTTACAAATGAGGTTTAGAAAAGATTTATCATAAAGAAccaaatataattttagaaaagttaaaaaaatattttacattttattaagatTGATTAAGTGTGCGGAATTGTTTGTTTCCCTATCAATAtaagatgttttattttaaagaaaatgtcatATATAATTAAGTATTCATAGAGCAAGTATTGATAGTGTgcggtagggctgcacgatgttggaaaaatctgacattgcaatattttattttcctgcgatatatattgtgatatactgtGTCTACAATTTTACTGAATGATTGAATCacactatttggaaagatttagaATCACGCTTTATTTTAAAGTTCACTTCTCATTATTAGCAAACcgttaactatgacttttgcttcaataaactcctaattttctcctttttatatatttaggtagtttaggtattgggttagggatgtagaataagatcatttagtttataagtactaataagcagccaatatctcaataaagcaattatttaaCAGTGAGAATTGATccataaagtgttaccaaatgtaatattaagattgattgggatgattctgtaggggaagTGAAAGatgtgtaaaatgtaataaacaaattacaaacatagATAAATACACTAAAGCAAAGATGAAAGTGAAATAAGCAGTGCATCCTTTGTGGttttgtatgtatgaatgtaaaaTGACACTGCAAAGTCTTTACATAATGCAGTAAAAATATTCTTTATCAATTGGAAAAGGGTCTAGTGCCTGAACTTTAATCTctctcaggccttaaaaacatgcaaactataaAATTCGACTCGTTGTGGTaaaactctgcagtgactccacaaatctcgtGCTCTGAGCTGTGTTTTTTGCTTAAAtataatcctaactcaacattgcatatctatgcgatgtgactattgtggatgcatacattgcgatatcaatgctgaaacgatacattgtgcagccttAGCGTGCAGAATTGTTTGTTGCAattttaacatgttatttttCCCATGCACCTATCGTTGCTTCAGGTGTGCCGAGTTTACCTGACTGATTGATCGTAAGATAaagagtaggcatgggccggtataagactctgatgttatgataatcttggataaaaatatcatggtttcatggtatcacggtactaatttgtgattactgctctaaaatatattctttttaaatgtctgggtaaaaaacttttttaaaaacttttttcccctttaaaaacaatacattttattttttttaaagatttaaaatattttggggcagtaaacatgtcaggctgaataataaaaatgaatcatgCTGATTTTCAttcgtttcaaaaacactgatttctttacaatttaaaacatctttggatattcttttctgctggagatactgtcgtcctaaaaaacaaaaaaaattaaataaaaactcttaCACCTCAGGAACGGTTTTACAGAAAAatctggcggttttaaaaccttgacttttccaaactgcagtataccttgaaaacggttatcgtccaatGCCTAATAAAGAGTTCTTTTTTACCATGACAATATAATTAATTACAACACTAAGACTTAAACATTTGTAAGGCAACTAAATATtgaatgcattttgaaaatgtgttaaaaagttaAAGTATGCACAATACTAAGAACTTggataaaaagtaattttttggggAAGCTCTGATCGATCGGCCTGAACATCAGTATttgccgataatcacatttaatgctTTGATCGGTATTCGCGAATCTCATCAACACATCACAGTTAATGAGTTTACAAGCAAAGATGATCCATATGTACTTCCATATATTATGCATAATACGTGAGGAGGTAAGTGATGCGTGGGGGCATGAGCGATCGATGCACTCGCGTCACAACAGCTAAAATATCTACAGATGCAGTGCGACCTGTTCATAGTCTATTGGCGCGACTCGCATGAGTGATGATCTGTTTGTTGCAAGTGCAACCATATccgtgttatattattttctgtaaactgCTCCTGGTCATGACAtctccacactaaatggttaaaagagatgtgtttaagggattatatgcagcattcttaatttattctcttaggcaaggcaagatcttctcttaaggtttaTACtcagagggaaaatgtgctcaaagcatcagaatcggtactctgtatcggccgatcaccataacaaggaatcggtactctgtatcggctgaaaaaatcctgatcagagcatccctagtggttttctttgttttgtttaaaaaggaTTTAgggaaatatttgttttatttacctaaagaaatttcattacattttctatttattaaatgcaaaatacaaCTTATCTTGAAAACAATGATTAAAATGTTTTCACTCCCCTTAAAGatgtaaagaaaatattttggggTTGAGAGTTACACCActtttaatattttcttaattccAACCTTTGTTGAAAATAGTTTGTATGTTTTTAGAAATTATGTtgtaaagtttttcttttttgtaaaaatcaggcagtagtaaaatttaaaaaactgaGTCCAAACAATTCCAagagggatggatgaatgaaaggcAGCACACCTGCAGTTATCCATGAAGCGGCATTTTCCCTCAAGGTAGAAGCTGCAAGGTTTCATGGATTTGTGTGTGGGGTGAATGTAAAACACCCGGACTCGAGCCTCTTCTCCTTCAGGCTCTTCAGGACAGACCACCATGGCATTATGGTACTCTAGGGTTCCCCATGAAGTACGGTAAGGCGCGCACACTTTAGTTCCACTAAtatcctcctcttcttcctcatcAGTATCAAGATTTGGTTTTACCTCATTAGAGTCTTCAGATAGTTCCGCATAGAAAGCGGCAAATTCATTGTCCAAAGCGGTTTCTTGAGGAACCGAAGTGTCACTTTGGTTGGTGGAAACCTCCTCCAAAGCAGCAAGCAATTGGCTTTTTTTGACAGACACCAAGCTGGACTCTGTGAGCTCGATGAGCTGCTGGAGGTCTTCCTTCAGCTTTAGAAGGTCATCCTGCTCTTCTGATCCCAAACCAGCAGATAATGCCAGCTCAACCTGCTGAAGCTGAGCTCTGTAGGTCCCAATGGCTTCTTCCAGACTGCTTTCGTCCATTGCGAGTTGTTTACATGACAGGAGCTCACTGTTGTACAAGAACTGCAGGAATAAAGCAGGAATTAACTTTTTCAGATTTCATAATATgcacctttatttattattaatatcagtCACACTTGTGTGTTATAAGATGTCTTCTGAATGTGATGTGGTGGTTAGATTTGACGCTAACGTTATAGAGCTAAATACAGCTGGCACTAGTATTTAGCCATTTTCTTCCATTTATATTactcattttactttattattcgGAATGAATGATTAGAACTTACATGTtctatgtaatgtaatgattagAACACTTACATTTTAGATAGTGCGCTGGTCGTCTTCGTGgcattgttttgtttcttttttgacGGAAACGGTGGAGAATATTTTCCAGACAAGCTAATTGGGAGTCGCTCGACTTTGACCTCACTCTGTCGTCATCAGTCGGCGCTTCCCTAGGTGCCATTTCAGTGCATtaacaacataataaaaataataataataataataataataataataataataataataataataataaacacacaaacaaaagatTCGGGCTGATTCCAAAccaaagttttttgtttgtttggcagGTTATGTTGTTCATAATATGACTATAAAATAGACTACCTTTTAGTCTtcttaatatttatttctatagcgcttttacaatgtagattgtgtcaacgcATTTTAACATataagattatagtgaattgaaacactgtcagtccagttttcagaattgatgttcagtttagtttagtttagttcagtatggtttaattttcactgctgaaagtccgaacactgaagaacaaatccatcgatgcgcagctctacaagtcccaaaagCCAGTgccgacagcggcgaggaacaaaacttctccaattgacaaaagtgaaagaaaaaaacttatTTACGTATTTTTTCATAAATGAATACACAGACTAATAACCAGGACTGTCTTATATTAATCTGTTAATATATTGTGTAGACTGGAtaatgtctgtgtgtttgtataaCATTATATTGTATGCGCATTTTATTATCCTGtattgtatattttgtatttgcACAATATGAATTGTGTCATTCTGTTGtacattttgtatgttttatattttatttaatctctTGCAAAGTTCACTCTGATGTATCTGTACTTATAAGATTCACCCAGAACCAGTTTGTTTTTTtcatgagcttttttttttttttgtatttctcttCTTCGGCAATGGACATTTTTGATGTTTGATGTTTTAATTAGActttaaatgtgtttgaaaacaataaaaattcgGTTAATATTTCCCCAATAAACTTATTTTTTAGTTCATAAACTGAAAAATgctgatttaattaaaaaagctATCGTTTTCATAAatcattgttttataatattttttataatatttgtatatttttatatcattcaCTGTTAGCAAAATTGGATATTCATTAAAGCAAATTGAAGAACTAGAACCCTAATGTtttctaataaaattaaataaaacttaactaaatttaatttaattaaaaaaaaaaatttataaaaaagtgCTGGCACTGGGCAAATGAAATCACTCACAATAtactttattaaaatgacatttttctcaaaagaatttgaaaaacacagtttaaatgtgaaatataaaactaattcatttatttatttaaaaaattatcttaAGTATAAACCGAAAAATTGAAATTACATTTAATGCATCGTAATATGTCAGATGTGCAATATAAGTTTTTTTAACACTCTCCTGCATAAATCCCAGTATACAtggtatatgtaaataaaatgaagatATGGATTCAATATCTCGAAACCTAGCAGCATTCATGAAAAGAAGGATGATATCTTGCGTTGAGTCTTTCCTCCAGATAACTGAGATGCTGAAAAGAAAtacaattgtggaaaaaatatttagcatagTTATTTACTATCCCTTTTAaagaattatatatttatatacagtataaaatatatatataccttgATTTAACTGACTTGATCCAACGTCTGAATCCTGGACAACCACAGAATCATTTCCAGTCAAGGATTTTAGCAGCTCACCAAACTGCTTCCTGTGCTGTGGTCGAATGAGCACAGATAAACCTAAACCCACCcggaaaaaacaaaaataaagaataactttatttaacagatattcagttgaagtcagaattattagccttcctgaatttaTAACCCCctgtatgtacactcaccggccactttattaggtacaccttactagtactgtgttggaccccatttttgccttcagaactgccttaatccttcgtggcatatgTTTAACAATGTACTGGTAatactcctcagagattttggtccatattaacatgatagcatcatgcaaaTGCTGTAGATatattggctgcacatccataatctcctattccaccacatcctaaaggtgctctattggattgagttctggtgactgtggaggccattttagtacagtgaactaattgtcgtgttcaagaaaccagtctgagatgattcatgcttcatGACACCATGATATCATGTGCGTTATCtttctggaagtagccatcagaatatgggtacactgtggtcataaagggagggacattgtcagcaacaatactcaggtaggctgtggcgttgacacaatgctcaataggtactaacggactcaaagtgtgccaagaaaatatcccccacactattaaaCCACCACCAGCATGAACCGTTGGTA contains the following coding sequences:
- the zgpat gene encoding zinc finger CCCH-type with G patch domain-containing protein yields the protein MDESSLEEAIGTYRAQLQQVELALSAGLGSEEQDDLLKLKEDLQQLIELTESSLVSVKKSQLLAALEEVSTNQSDTSVPQETALDNEFAAFYAELSEDSNEVKPNLDTDEEEEEDISGTKVCAPYRTSWGTLEYHNAMVVCPEEPEGEEARVRVFYIHPTHKSMKPCSFYLEGKCRFMDNCRYSHGEVVCVSELRDFLEADISNMESGSACLAKHEDGIWYPAKISEIEGGFYTVKFDSLLLKEAVLEADGIIPPLRQDDVSSSSSSDSEDDAECDGGYAKVFTSREEDLAQVNTAEFCGWEAHTRGIGSKLLMKMGYELGKGLGKTLSGRVEPVQAVVLPKGRSLDICAELTQRKTAAAIAKNNPTSHKRKAKKKKASTSTRHNVFDFLNSKLGDRAQSASHSSSSSVTGAEAYRGGKSTKRSLNVRLFEAAEKVTQVEREIQQLTKSLSRRNGRDAAVVNRLEEKLTASRNLLEQLKAQEQAIQREQRKADTHKKMTEF